The Streptomyces achromogenes DNA segment GAGCGCGTGCTGCTCCAGCGTGGCGAGCAACCGGTACACAACGGTCCGGTTGACGCCCAGTTTGTTGGACAGCTCGGTGACGGTCAGTCCGTGGTCGGTGTCGGCCAGCAGCTTGAGGACTTTCAGTCCCCGGTCGAGCGTCTGAGAGGTCTCCGCGGTCACGACGCCCACTCCTTAAGTGGTGAGGTCGGCTGCCTCCGTCGCGGCGATGGCGTCACCGAGTCCCGTCGGTGACGCGCGACAGAGGCAGCCGATCGACAGACGGGCCCGGCGTGTCCGGGCCTGGTCGCTTCACGGCTGCGCTCCGCGGCGGCGCTGCCACGGGGCGTGTGCGTAGCGGGACAGTAGCGAAGCCGGTTCGCTGAGCGGAAGTCTCCGTCCAGAATCCGGTCAACGACCGGTAGGGACTACCTGCATTTATCCCGATACGTACGGAGCGTGGCAGCGCGGCACGCGCCCCTCGGGACCGACGGGGCCTGTGAGCCGGACAGGGCCTGTGAGCCGGACGGGACCGCGGGGACGCGCCACCGCCGCCGGCGCGGTCCCGGCGGGACCCACCTCGTACGGGTCGCGCACTCCCGCGCCCCGGCGACCGGACTCACCTCATCCGGGTCGCCCACTCCTGCACCTTGGCGATGCGCTGGCGCAGTTGTCCCGCCGTCGCCTCCGCGCTCGGCGGTCCGCCGCACACCCGCCGCAGTTCGGTGTGGATCACCCCGTGCGGCTTGCCGCTCTGGTGCACGTACGCGGCCACCATGGTGTTGAGCTGCTTGCGCAGCTCCATCATCTCCTTGTGCGAGACGACGGGCCGCCGCTCGGCGGGCAGCTCCAGCAGGTCGGCCTCGGCGTCCGGCCGTTTCCTGCTGTGCGCGATCTGCTTGGCCTGCCGCTTCTGCAGCAGCAGTTGCACCTGGTCGGGCTCGAGCAGCCCCGGGATGCCGAGGTAGTCCTGCTCCTCCTCGCTGCCCGGGTGGGCCTGCATGCCGAACTCGGCCCCGTTGTACGTCACCCGGTCGAAGACGGCCTCGGACTCCAGCGCCTCGAAGGCGAACTGCTCCTGCTCGCCGGTGTCCTCGTCCTGCTCCCGGTTCGCCTCGTCCATCTCCTTCTCGGACTCGGCGTACGGATCCTCCTCGCCCTGCTTCTTGGGCTTGTCGAGGACGTGGTCGCGCTCGCGCTCCATCTCCCCCGCGAAACCGAGCAGATCGGGCACGGTCGGCAGGAAGACGGAGGCGGTCTCGCCGCGCCGCCGGGACCGCACGAAACGTCCGACGGCCTGGGCGAAGAAGAGCGGTGTGGAGATGGTGGTGGCGTACACCCCGACCGCGAGGCGCGGCACGTCGACGCCCTCGGACACCATGCGCACGGCGACCATCCAGCGGTCGGTGCTGCCGCTGAAGTCGTCGATGCGGCTGGACGCGCCGGTGTCGTCGGACAGGACGAGGGTCGCCTTCGAGCCGGTGATCTCCCGGATCAGCTTGGCGTAGGCGCGGGCGGAGTCCTGGTCGGAGGCGATGACGAGCGCGCCGGCGTCCGGGATGGCCTTCCTGACCTCGGTCAGGCGCTGGTCGGCGGCGCGCAGCACGCTCGGCATCCACTCGCCGCGCGGGTCGAGCGCGGTGCGCCAGGCCTGGCTGATCGCGTCCTTCGTCATCGGCTCGCCGAGCCGGGCCGCGATCTCGTCGCCGGCCTTCGTCCGCCAGCGCATGTTGCCGCTGTAGGAGAGGAAGATGACGGGCCGCACGACGTGGTCGGCGAGCGCCGACCCGTACCCGTAGGTGTAGTCGGCGGCGGACCGCCGGATGCCGTCGTCGCCCTCCTCGTACGTGACGAACGGGATGGGGTTGGTGTCCGAGCGGAACGGCGTACCGGTGAGCGCGAGGCGGCGGGTCGCGGGCTCGAACGCCTCGAGGCACGCCTCGCCCCACGACTTGCTGTCGCCGGCGTGGTGAATCTCGTCGAGGATGACGAGGGTCTTGCGCTGCTCGCTGCGGTTGCGGTGCAGCATCGGACGCACGCCGACGCCCGCGTAGGTCACGGCGACGCCGTGGTAGTCCTTGCTGAGCGGTCCGGCGCTGTACTCGGGATCGAGCCGGATGCCTATGCGGGACGCCGCCTCCGCCCACTGCTTCTTCAGGTGTTCGGTCGGCGCGACCACGGTCACCTGCTGCACGACGTGATGGTGCAGCAGCCAGGAGGCGAGGGTCAGCGCGAACGTCGTCTTGCCGGCGCCGGGGGTGGCGACGGCCAGGAAGTCGCGCGGCTGCTCCTGGAGGTACTTCTCCATCGCCCCCTGCTGCCAGGCCCGCAGTTTGCCGGCGGTGCCCCATGGGGCGCGGCCGGGGAAGGCGGGCGACAGGTGGTGGGAGGTGGAGGTGGCGGCGGTGGTAGTCACGGTCTCCGGTTCGGGGGGTCGGGCTGCTCGTTACTCGGCTACGTATGACAACCGGGCCACCCTACCGGCGGCCCGGATGTCAACGCGCCGACGAGGCCGCGTCGCCCACGGGTGGGACCCAGCTCACAGCGTCCGGCGCGGAGAAGGGGACCTCCGCGCGGTCGCGGCGGCCCCGTTGCCCGTGCCGGACGGCCCGTCGGTCAGCGGGCCGTATGCCCGGTCAGGCCGGCCGCTCGTGCAGTCGGGTGGCCACCCAGGCGCCGGCGAGCGCCACCGCGGCCATCGGCAGGAAGACGGCGGCGAAGGCGGCCGGGTGGGAGGAGCCGCCGGCGGCGTCGGCCGCGTGCGCGACGCTGCCGCCGCCGAGCGCGGCGAAGGCCGCGCCCCCGGCGGCGAGCAGCAGCACGTTGGAGAGCCCGTCCGAGATCTGCAGGGCAGCGGAGTTGGCGCCGGCCTCCTCGGGTGCGGAGAGCCGCAGCAGCAGCACGCTGGTCGAGGAGATGACGAGCCCCATCCCGAAACACCCGAAGCCCCAGGCGACGGCCACGGTCCAGACGGGCACGGGAGCCACCAGCACAGCGGGGGCGGCGGCGATGGCGGCGGCGGCCAGCACCATCCCGAGCGCGGTGAGGCGCTGCCGGTACGGCTCCACCCCAGGCCGTGACTGCACCCACGACCCCAGCGCCCAGGTCCCGCCGCCGGCGGCGAGCGAGAACCCGGCGAGGGTGGGGCTCAGCCCGCGCTGCGTGACGAGCATCAGCGGCACGAAGGACTCGGCGGCGATGAAGGATCCGGCGGCCAGGCCGCGCAGCAGCACGACGGAGGGCAGCCCGCGGGCCGCCCGCCAGGTGCCGCGCGGCAGCAGTCCGAGCACGGCGGGAACGAGCAGCGCGCATCCCGCGACGGCGGGCGCCGCGGAGAGCGGCCGCAGATCCTGCGCGGCGTACTGCAGGAGTCCGGCCCCGAGGGAGATGCCGAGCGCGAGGCGGATCCGCCGCCGGTCGAAGACAGCGACGGCCGTGCCCGCCACGGGGCCGCCCGCCCGACGCCGTATCTGCGGCAGCGCCAGCGCGAGCGGCAGCACGACGAGGACCGGTATCCCGAGGAAGACCCAGCGCCACCCCAGCCGTTCGGTCACCGCACCTGCGGCCAGCGGCCCGACCACCGACGGCACGACCCAGCACGCGGCGAACGCTGCCATGATCGCGGGCCGCAGCCGCTCCGGGTAGGCGCGTCCGACGACGACGTACAGCGCGACGATCACCAGTCCGCCCCCGAGGCCCTGCACGGCCCGCCCGAGGATGAAC contains these protein-coding regions:
- a CDS encoding DEAD/DEAH box helicase, with the protein product MTTTAATSTSHHLSPAFPGRAPWGTAGKLRAWQQGAMEKYLQEQPRDFLAVATPGAGKTTFALTLASWLLHHHVVQQVTVVAPTEHLKKQWAEAASRIGIRLDPEYSAGPLSKDYHGVAVTYAGVGVRPMLHRNRSEQRKTLVILDEIHHAGDSKSWGEACLEAFEPATRRLALTGTPFRSDTNPIPFVTYEEGDDGIRRSAADYTYGYGSALADHVVRPVIFLSYSGNMRWRTKAGDEIAARLGEPMTKDAISQAWRTALDPRGEWMPSVLRAADQRLTEVRKAIPDAGALVIASDQDSARAYAKLIREITGSKATLVLSDDTGASSRIDDFSGSTDRWMVAVRMVSEGVDVPRLAVGVYATTISTPLFFAQAVGRFVRSRRRGETASVFLPTVPDLLGFAGEMERERDHVLDKPKKQGEEDPYAESEKEMDEANREQDEDTGEQEQFAFEALESEAVFDRVTYNGAEFGMQAHPGSEEEQDYLGIPGLLEPDQVQLLLQKRQAKQIAHSRKRPDAEADLLELPAERRPVVSHKEMMELRKQLNTMVAAYVHQSGKPHGVIHTELRRVCGGPPSAEATAGQLRQRIAKVQEWATRMR
- a CDS encoding MFS transporter; this encodes MAALESRDAVVADAPENPDTSPGPDETVLGRSYRALSIGIVSVVLLIAFEATAVGTAMPVAARELDGVSLYAFAFSGYFTTSLFGMVFAGQLSDRRGPLAPLAGGIAAFAAGLVLSGSAGTMWVFILGRAVQGLGGGLVIVALYVVVGRAYPERLRPAIMAAFAACWVVPSVVGPLAAGAVTERLGWRWVFLGIPVLVVLPLALALPQIRRRAGGPVAGTAVAVFDRRRIRLALGISLGAGLLQYAAQDLRPLSAAPAVAGCALLVPAVLGLLPRGTWRAARGLPSVVLLRGLAAGSFIAAESFVPLMLVTQRGLSPTLAGFSLAAGGGTWALGSWVQSRPGVEPYRQRLTALGMVLAAAAIAAAPAVLVAPVPVWTVAVAWGFGCFGMGLVISSTSVLLLRLSAPEEAGANSAALQISDGLSNVLLLAAGGAAFAALGGGSVAHAADAAGGSSHPAAFAAVFLPMAAVALAGAWVATRLHERPA